From a region of the Pogona vitticeps strain Pit_001003342236 chromosome 7, PviZW2.1, whole genome shotgun sequence genome:
- the FZD9 gene encoding frizzled-9: protein MAAAGLPAGGLPGRLPGEAAAAAALVLLLLAAAAAQLAAAGSTALELLSGGGGGGAGTYEAAALGRGEGGGGGRCQAIAIPMCQGIGYNLTRMPNLLGHAHQAEAALKLHEFAPLVAYGCHGQLRFFLCSLYAPMCADQVSSSIPACRPMCEQARQRCAPIMEHFHFGWPEALDCARLPTRNDPHALCMEAPENATAPGGAGATAEPPRQRGQGMLPVGPPPPRLGRPPPDDRASPDGRPPAPPLPPPPPPCPNADKFLYVAKSLVCAARCSPGVDVLWVRRDKDFAFVWMAAWATLCFVSTAFTGLTFLLEPQRFRYPERPIIFLSMCYNVYSVAFLIRAGAGAESIACDRSPEPPGEPYLIPAGLESAGCTLVFLLLYYFGMASSLWWVVLTLTWFLAAGKKWGHEAIEAHSSYFHLAAWGLPALKTILILTLRKVAGDELTGLCYVGGLDAAALTGFVLVPLACYLVLGTSFILTGFVALFHIRKVMKTGGTNTEKLEKLMVKIGVFSILYTVPATCVIVCYFYERLNLDYWRLQALERGCSPLPGRRGLDCTLEASVPTVAVFMLKIFMSLAVGITSGVWVWSSKTLQSWQALCNRKLGLMRTRGKPCSGVNCPGPHCHYKAPAVMLHMTKTDPYLDNPTHV from the coding sequence ATGGCCGCGGCTGGCCTCCCCGCCGGGGGGTTGCCGGGGCGGCTgccgggggaggcggcggcggcggcggcgctggtgctgctgctcctggcggcggcggcggctcagcTGGCGGCGGCCGGCTCGACGGCGCTGGAGCTGCtgagcggcggcggtggcggcggcgctGGGACTTACGAGGCGGCGGCGCTGGGGCGcggggagggcggcggcggcgggcggtgCCAGGCGATCGCGATCCCCATGTGCCAGGGCATCGGCTACAACCTGACCCGCATGCCCAACCTGCTGGGCCACGCGCACCAGGCCGAGGCGGCGCTGAAGCTGCACGAGTTCGCCCCGCTGGTGGCCTACGGGTGCCACGGCCAGCTGCGCTTCTTCCTCTGCTCGCTCTACGCGCCCATGTGCGCCGACCAGGTCTCCAGCAGCATCCCGGCCTGCCGGCCGATGTGCGAGCAGGCCCGCCAGCGCTGCGCGCCCATCATGGAACACTTCCACTTCGGCTGGCCCGAGGCGCTCGACTGCGCCCGCCTGCCCACCCGCAACGACCCGCACGCCCTGTGCATGGAGGCGCCCGAGAACGCCACCGCGCCCGGCGGCGCCGGCGCCACGGCCGAGCCCCCTCGCCAGCGGGGCCAGGGCATGCTCCCCGTGGGGCCGCCCCCGCCGCGCCTGGGCCGCCCGCCCCCCGACGACCGCGCCTCCCCCGACGGCCGCCCGCCCGCGCCCCCgctgccgcccccgccgccgccttgcCCCAACGCCGACAAGTTCCTCTACGTGGCCAAGAGTCTGGTCTGCGCGGCGCGCTGCTCCCCGGGGGTGGACGTGCTGTGGGTCCGGCGGGACAAGGACTTCGCCTTCGTCTGGATGGCCGCCTGGGCCACCCTCTGCTTCGTCTCCACCGCCTTCACCGGGCTGACCTTCCTGCTGGAGCCGCAGCGCTTCCGCTACCCGGAGCGGCCCATCATCTTCCTCTCCATGTGCTACAACGTCTACTCGGTGGCCTTCCTCATCCGGGCGGGGGCCGGCGCCGAGAGCATCGCCTGCGACCGCAGCCCGGAGCCCCCGGGGGAGCCCTACCTCATCCCCGCGGGGCTGGAGAGCGCCGGCTGCACCCTGGTCTTCCTGCTGCTCTACTACTTCGGCATGGCCAGCTCGCTCTGGTGGGTGGTGCTCACCCTCACCTGGTTCCTGGCGGCGGGGAAGAAGTGGGGCCACGAGGCCATCGAGGCCCACAGCAGCTACTTCCACCTGGCCGCTTGGGGCTTGCCGGCCCTCAAGACCATCCTCATCCTCACCTTGCGCAAAGTGGCCGGAGATGAGCTGACCGGCCTCTGCTACGTGGGCGGGCTGGACGCCGCGGCCCTGACCGGCTTCGTGCTGGTCCCGCTCGCCTGCTACCTGGTCCTGGGCACCTCCTTCATCCTGACCGGCTTTGTGGCCCTTTTCCACATCCGCAAGGTCATGAAGACGGGTGGCACCAACACcgagaagctggagaagctgatGGTCAAGATCGGGGTCTTCTCCATCCTCTACACCGTCCCGGCCACCTGCGTCATCGTCTGCTACTTCTACGAGCGCCTCAACCTGGACTACTGGCGGCTCCAGGCCCTGGAGCGCGGCTGCTCACCTCTGCCCGGCCGGCGGGGCCTGGACTGCACCCTGGAGGCCTCGGTGCCCACCGTGGCCGTCTTCATGCTGAAGATCTTCATGTCCCTGGCGGTGGGCATCACCAGCGGAGTGTGGGTCTGGAGTTCCAAGACTCTCCAGTCGTGGCAGGCTCTCTGCAACCGGAAGCTGGGACTCATGAGGACGCGGGGGAAACCCTGCAGTGGGGTGAACTGTCCGGGGCCCCACTGCCACTACAAAGCCCCTGCCGTCATGCTCCACATGACCAAGACAGATCCTTACCTGGACAACCCCACCCACGTCTGA